One genomic region from Haloplasma contractile SSD-17B encodes:
- the gnd gene encoding phosphogluconate dehydrogenase (NAD(+)-dependent, decarboxylating), protein MTDMQIGIIGLGRMGYNLALNMRDHDHDVVAYNRSSNKVDLAVEEGLKGAYSLEELVNQLEKPRVIWIMIPAGKPVDDTLDALIPLLDQEDIIIDGGNSKYKDTLRRYEILKKLGLNFVDVGTSGGIEGARNGACMMVGAHDEVFKTIESVIKDSCVEKGYLHTGRNGSGHYVKMIHNGVEYGMLQAIAEGFEILEKSQFDLDYKEVARVWNHGSVIRSWLMELMQNAFTKDPNLDEIKGVIGSSGEGLWTVEEALELQVPSAVIASSLFTRFRSQQQDTFSGKVVAALRNEFGGHKVEKK, encoded by the coding sequence GTGACTGACATGCAAATTGGAATAATCGGACTTGGAAGAATGGGCTACAACTTAGCGCTTAATATGAGAGATCATGATCATGATGTAGTTGCCTATAATCGATCATCTAATAAAGTTGATCTTGCTGTAGAAGAAGGATTAAAAGGTGCTTATAGCCTTGAGGAATTAGTCAACCAACTAGAAAAGCCAAGAGTGATATGGATTATGATTCCTGCAGGCAAACCTGTAGATGATACGTTAGATGCATTAATTCCGTTATTAGATCAGGAAGATATTATAATCGATGGTGGAAATTCAAAATATAAGGATACATTAAGGCGTTACGAGATTCTTAAAAAACTAGGACTTAACTTTGTTGATGTAGGTACTAGTGGTGGTATTGAAGGTGCACGTAACGGTGCGTGTATGATGGTTGGTGCTCATGATGAAGTCTTTAAGACAATTGAGTCAGTAATTAAAGACTCATGTGTTGAAAAAGGATACCTACATACTGGACGAAATGGTTCAGGTCACTATGTGAAAATGATTCATAATGGTGTCGAGTATGGAATGTTACAAGCGATCGCAGAAGGGTTTGAGATATTAGAAAAAAGTCAGTTTGACTTAGATTATAAAGAAGTTGCACGTGTATGGAACCACGGTTCTGTTATAAGAAGTTGGTTAATGGAACTGATGCAAAATGCGTTTACGAAAGATCCGAACTTGGATGAAATAAAAGGTGTTATTGGTTCATCAGGTGAAGGACTATGGACTGTAGAGGAAGCACTTGAATTACAAGTCCCATCAGCAGTAATAGCAAGTTCATTATTTACACGTTTTAGATCACAACAACAAGATACCTTCTCAGGAAAAGTAGTGGCAGCCTTACGTAATGAATTTGGAGGACATAAGGTAGAGAAAAAATAA
- a CDS encoding MBL fold metallo-hydrolase produces the protein MIIEQIGNRGYLFTFEPEDSALKSTTSVYLINTENKLFLCDTHISPASMVWINQFIDANNLGDKELIVFNTHADWDHVWGNGNFRANKIIAHNSCKLRMQEESDFLLEKYKNTYNDGMITITLPNTTFEHNLIYEEEGIEFIHTPGHTCDSAICIDHKESIIFAGDLLEEPHPLFNHYDLEQYVRTLEFLESLDKEIVLTAHSGIAKNNLLQANLNYIKHVIKNKYELRDDPDYAFNIKNALLLTYIELAKEYLGIDFNYNKFKSNLWLTLGIPQDDLEEENDILTNIPYDQLEEALKNYIESIKC, from the coding sequence ATGATTATAGAACAAATTGGGAATAGAGGATATTTATTTACATTTGAACCAGAAGATTCTGCACTCAAATCAACCACTTCAGTATATTTAATTAACACAGAAAACAAACTATTTTTATGTGATACCCATATTAGTCCTGCTTCTATGGTATGGATTAATCAGTTTATAGATGCAAACAACTTAGGTGATAAAGAACTAATAGTATTTAACACTCATGCAGACTGGGATCATGTATGGGGAAATGGTAATTTTAGAGCTAATAAAATCATTGCACATAATTCATGTAAATTGCGTATGCAAGAGGAGTCAGACTTTTTATTAGAAAAATATAAAAACACGTATAATGATGGTATGATAACGATAACTTTACCTAATACCACGTTTGAGCACAATCTAATTTATGAAGAGGAAGGCATCGAGTTTATCCATACGCCTGGACACACTTGTGATTCAGCTATTTGTATTGATCATAAAGAATCGATAATTTTTGCAGGGGATTTATTAGAAGAACCGCATCCATTGTTTAATCATTATGATTTAGAACAATATGTAAGAACACTTGAGTTCCTTGAGTCATTAGACAAAGAAATAGTATTGACTGCACATTCTGGCATTGCTAAGAATAATTTGCTACAGGCGAATCTTAACTATATAAAACACGTTATAAAGAACAAATATGAACTAAGAGATGATCCCGATTATGCATTTAACATAAAGAATGCATTACTGTTAACATATATTGAACTAGCAAAAGAATACTTGGGGATTGACTTTAATTATAATAAGTTTAAATCTAACTTATGGTTAACTTTAGGGATTCCTCAAGATGACCTAGAGGAAGAAAATGATATACTGACTAATATACCATACGATCAACTTGAAGAAGCGTTGAAGAATTACATAGAAAGTATTAAATGTTAA
- a CDS encoding acetate/propionate family kinase: MKKILSVNAGSSSLKFKLFEMPVETVITEGVIERIGSEEAGMTIKFNGEKVKKTLSIKDHNVAVELLISNLTDLGIIEDLNEIKGLGHRVVHGGEKFVDSAVINDRVLKDIDDLSDLAPLHNPANLTGINAFKRLLPDVPAVAVFDTSFHQTMDEEAYMYATPYEWYENYGVRKYGFHGTSHKYVSGRAASILGKEDAKVIVCHLGNGASLCAVDGGKSIDTSMGLTPLEGLVMGTRSGNIDPAVIEFIEKKENKTIKEITHDLNKKSGFLGISGISNDSRDIEEHAEKGHKRAKLAQDMFVRRICGYIAQYNLELEGADAICFTAGIGENSALVREEVMKRLAPLGVTINHDANKLRGEEKLISTEESSINCYIIPTDEELMIARDVVRLTNK; this comes from the coding sequence GTGAAAAAAATATTATCAGTAAATGCAGGAAGTTCATCACTAAAATTTAAATTATTCGAAATGCCAGTAGAAACAGTTATTACAGAAGGTGTTATTGAACGTATAGGTTCAGAGGAAGCAGGAATGACCATTAAGTTCAACGGTGAAAAAGTTAAAAAGACATTATCGATTAAAGATCATAATGTAGCTGTAGAACTTTTAATTAGTAACTTAACTGATTTAGGAATTATTGAAGACCTAAATGAAATCAAAGGATTAGGACACCGAGTTGTTCATGGTGGGGAAAAGTTTGTCGACTCAGCTGTTATTAATGATCGAGTATTAAAAGATATTGATGATTTATCAGATTTAGCACCGCTTCATAATCCTGCAAACTTAACAGGAATTAATGCGTTTAAACGTTTACTTCCAGACGTACCAGCTGTAGCTGTGTTTGATACATCATTCCATCAAACAATGGACGAAGAGGCATATATGTATGCTACACCATACGAATGGTATGAGAATTATGGTGTTAGAAAGTATGGATTCCATGGAACAAGTCACAAATATGTTTCAGGACGTGCTGCTTCTATTCTAGGAAAAGAAGATGCTAAGGTAATCGTTTGTCATTTAGGAAATGGTGCATCTCTATGTGCTGTTGATGGTGGAAAATCAATCGATACATCAATGGGATTAACACCACTCGAAGGACTAGTAATGGGGACACGATCTGGTAATATCGATCCTGCCGTTATAGAATTTATCGAGAAGAAGGAAAATAAAACAATTAAAGAAATTACACATGACTTAAATAAGAAATCAGGATTCTTAGGAATTAGTGGAATTAGTAATGATTCACGGGATATAGAAGAACATGCAGAAAAGGGACATAAGCGTGCTAAATTAGCTCAAGATATGTTTGTAAGAAGAATCTGCGGATATATTGCTCAGTACAATTTAGAGCTTGAGGGTGCAGATGCTATATGTTTCACAGCAGGTATTGGTGAAAATTCAGCACTTGTTCGTGAGGAAGTTATGAAACGATTAGCACCACTCGGTGTTACAATTAACCATGATGCAAATAAGCTACGTGGTGAGGAAAAATTAATATCTACTGAGGAATCAAGTATTAACTGCTACATTATTCCTACTGATGAAGAATTAATGATTGCACGAGATGTTGTTCGTTTAACAAACAAATAA
- a CDS encoding DUF2935 domain-containing protein, giving the protein MQFYYEDKNLYRILDEAEFWKRQESEHTTVIRQIVPNLEKNYARQLSEFKQTFDKTEGTLVQYIELLNRSKGFISYELEQRILRMIEIALRHSKHFIIFLDQLLTESEAVKDNRIAIVVINHIRRESEYFVGITESFLYADHHTNGY; this is encoded by the coding sequence ATGCAATTTTATTACGAAGATAAAAATCTATATCGAATTCTCGATGAAGCTGAGTTTTGGAAAAGACAGGAGTCAGAACACACCACTGTTATTCGTCAGATTGTGCCAAACTTAGAAAAAAATTATGCAAGACAATTAAGCGAATTTAAACAAACATTTGATAAAACAGAAGGAACACTCGTCCAGTATATAGAATTGTTAAATCGCTCCAAGGGATTTATTAGTTATGAACTAGAACAACGAATATTAAGAATGATCGAAATTGCGTTAAGGCATAGTAAGCATTTTATCATTTTCTTGGATCAATTACTCACGGAAAGTGAAGCAGTAAAGGATAATAGAATTGCAATCGTAGTAATTAATCACATTCGTCGTGAGTCAGAATATTTTGTAGGAATAACAGAGTCATTTTTATATGCCGACCATCATACGAATGGCTATTAA
- a CDS encoding YcxB family protein has translation MKLTYEYTEEDYVNFYVHKHKNSDLKQRLLNQVLFTVTAVVSASLLWKIEFYITTIVGSIVLLISISLAFRQSLKKTELLKQKAYKKANYMNAFGENELITFQEGLSLGEEEGFIKWNEVLSIEEVDHYYFIYLKHINALKVPKRAFKNKREQALFLNTVKRHLN, from the coding sequence ATGAAACTGACGTATGAGTATACTGAAGAAGATTATGTAAATTTCTATGTTCATAAGCATAAAAATAGCGATTTAAAGCAGCGGCTTCTCAATCAAGTTCTATTTACAGTAACAGCTGTTGTCTCAGCGTCATTATTATGGAAAATTGAATTTTATATTACAACAATAGTTGGGAGTATCGTGTTACTGATCTCGATCTCACTTGCATTTAGACAATCATTAAAAAAAACAGAGCTATTAAAACAAAAAGCATATAAGAAGGCGAATTATATGAATGCATTTGGTGAGAACGAACTAATAACATTTCAAGAAGGACTCAGTCTAGGTGAGGAAGAGGGCTTTATAAAGTGGAACGAGGTCCTGTCTATTGAAGAAGTTGACCATTATTATTTTATCTACCTAAAACACATCAATGCTTTAAAAGTTCCTAAGCGGGCATTTAAAAACAAAAGAGAACAAGCATTATTCTTAAATACAGTTAAACGACATCTCAATTAA
- a CDS encoding sigma-70 family RNA polymerase sigma factor, with translation METNNLFFNVEIPYHLFDSTYIYSQLKKQLTKTDLNIKSFSDRIATLLNKVYKEKLLRLSYEVKLKLGHEKTSIIKKQIIRELKSFKEESVSSKLLVKEKVEESLESYISKLESAFIEEFTVKIKENFELDTDNTIYLGDDQSSDLKSRLNSLDFDEDEFIEDLDIGDYMDDDDTDGIKKFGDLGLNDKNMVLVKKYLTTKEESALNQLLELNKGLVLKYAHIYNNYFNHKLELEDLFQAGSEGLVEGVKRFDLSRNVFFSTYVTYWIRRYIYRELCNNGFTIRVPMNIMNSFLKLRKYEREYTKHQLDINVDEVVEKMGITKKKYNELKYYEEFVLNTVSIYTPIGSDNKSSIIDLIADQNKDRNSLNMIIDDELKTTINQVLETLSIREEQVLRLRFGLDGNEMRTLEEIGQLFGVTKERIRQIEERALRKLRHPSRRKTLQEFFHD, from the coding sequence GTGGAGACAAATAATCTTTTTTTTAATGTAGAGATACCCTATCATTTATTTGATTCAACGTATATATATTCACAATTAAAAAAGCAATTAACCAAAACAGACTTAAATATCAAGAGTTTTTCAGATCGGATCGCAACACTTTTAAACAAAGTCTATAAAGAAAAATTATTAAGGCTAAGTTATGAAGTAAAATTAAAGCTTGGCCATGAGAAAACCTCAATTATTAAAAAACAGATTATACGTGAATTGAAATCTTTTAAAGAAGAATCAGTAAGTTCAAAATTATTAGTAAAGGAAAAAGTTGAAGAATCCTTAGAATCGTATATAAGTAAATTAGAGTCAGCTTTTATAGAAGAATTTACAGTCAAGATAAAAGAGAACTTTGAATTAGACACCGATAATACGATATATTTAGGGGATGATCAAAGTAGTGATTTAAAAAGCCGGCTTAATTCTTTAGACTTTGATGAAGATGAATTTATTGAAGATTTAGATATAGGGGATTATATGGACGATGATGATACGGATGGGATTAAAAAGTTTGGCGACCTTGGATTAAATGATAAAAATATGGTACTAGTAAAAAAATACCTCACAACGAAGGAGGAAAGTGCACTAAATCAGTTGTTAGAACTCAATAAAGGGCTGGTACTTAAATATGCACATATCTATAACAATTACTTTAATCATAAACTTGAACTTGAAGATCTTTTTCAAGCTGGTAGTGAGGGGCTAGTAGAGGGAGTTAAACGATTTGATTTATCACGTAATGTATTCTTTTCAACCTATGTGACGTATTGGATTAGACGCTATATCTATCGAGAACTCTGTAATAATGGATTTACTATTCGAGTTCCTATGAATATCATGAATAGTTTTTTGAAATTACGTAAATATGAGCGTGAATATACGAAGCATCAACTCGATATCAATGTAGATGAAGTCGTTGAAAAGATGGGGATTACCAAGAAGAAATACAATGAGTTAAAATATTATGAAGAGTTTGTTTTAAACACGGTTAGTATCTATACTCCAATCGGTAGCGATAATAAATCCAGTATAATTGATCTAATTGCCGACCAGAATAAAGATCGTAATTCACTAAATATGATTATAGATGATGAATTAAAAACGACAATCAATCAAGTGCTCGAAACCTTATCGATTCGAGAAGAACAGGTATTACGCTTACGGTTTGGACTGGATGGAAATGAAATGCGAACACTTGAGGAAATCGGGCAACTATTCGGTGTTACAAAGGAACGAATTAGACAAATAGAGGAACGTGCGTTAAGAAAGTTAAGACATCCCTCCAGACGAAAAACGTTGCAGGAGTTTTTTCATGACTAA
- the zwf gene encoding glucose-6-phosphate dehydrogenase, whose product MVVFGGTGDLTHRKLIPAIYNLEVEGLLPKNFAVVAIGRRDLTDEDYRNKKYEGIKDFSRFKLDEAIWNKVKDRIYYKKLDFTNAEAYNELAPYLKGIDTKHNTGGNRIYYLAVAPEFFGNIVENLDRAGINHIKNTWQRVVIEKPFGRNLESAEELNTKIVNVFKEENTYRIDHYLGKEMLQNIMVIRFANMLFEPLWNNRYIDNVQITSCETVGVGSRGGYYEKSGAMRDMIQSHMLQLLSLIAMDKPSNLDPNTIRDEKVKVINALKELSEEEVKENVVRGQYGANNNEKGYREEERVAKDSETETYVALKAEVENARWAGVPFYIRTGKKMPKKSTEVIIQFKLEEDRLYFNEDELLPNTLVIRVQPMEGVFLQFNAKEPGTRKKIAPVHMDFCQNCQVGINSPEAYERLLYDVMRGDATLFARWDEVSASWKYVDGIIEAWKNDRPQFPNYKSGTWGPKEALDLLDEEDRKWLEV is encoded by the coding sequence ATGGTTGTATTTGGAGGTACGGGGGACTTAACACATCGTAAGTTAATACCAGCCATTTACAATCTAGAGGTAGAAGGGTTACTGCCTAAGAACTTCGCAGTAGTGGCTATTGGCAGACGAGATTTAACAGATGAGGATTATCGTAACAAAAAATATGAGGGCATTAAGGACTTTTCGCGCTTTAAACTAGATGAAGCAATATGGAATAAAGTTAAGGACAGAATTTATTATAAAAAGCTAGATTTTACAAATGCAGAGGCGTACAATGAGCTAGCTCCGTATTTAAAAGGGATTGACACGAAACATAATACAGGTGGGAATCGCATTTACTACTTAGCTGTAGCGCCTGAATTCTTTGGTAATATTGTGGAAAATTTAGATCGAGCAGGAATAAATCATATTAAGAACACTTGGCAACGCGTTGTCATTGAAAAACCATTTGGTCGTAACCTAGAATCTGCTGAAGAACTGAACACGAAAATTGTAAATGTGTTCAAAGAAGAAAATACCTATCGTATCGACCATTACCTGGGAAAAGAAATGCTTCAAAACATAATGGTGATTCGTTTTGCGAATATGTTATTTGAACCGCTATGGAATAATCGATATATCGATAACGTGCAAATCACTTCATGTGAAACTGTTGGAGTTGGTTCACGTGGTGGATATTATGAAAAAAGCGGAGCAATGCGCGATATGATTCAAAGCCATATGCTTCAATTATTAAGCTTAATTGCAATGGATAAGCCATCTAATTTAGATCCGAATACCATTCGTGATGAAAAAGTAAAAGTTATTAACGCCTTAAAAGAGTTAAGCGAAGAAGAGGTTAAAGAGAATGTTGTGCGTGGACAATATGGTGCAAATAACAATGAAAAAGGATATCGAGAAGAAGAACGCGTAGCTAAAGATTCCGAAACGGAAACCTATGTAGCTCTAAAAGCTGAAGTTGAAAATGCGCGCTGGGCTGGTGTACCATTTTATATTCGTACTGGTAAGAAAATGCCGAAAAAATCAACAGAAGTGATCATACAATTCAAACTAGAAGAGGATCGTCTGTATTTTAATGAGGACGAGTTACTACCGAATACGCTTGTTATTCGAGTTCAACCCATGGAGGGTGTATTTTTACAGTTTAATGCAAAAGAGCCAGGTACTCGAAAGAAAATAGCTCCTGTTCATATGGATTTCTGTCAAAACTGTCAAGTAGGAATTAACTCTCCTGAAGCATATGAACGATTACTATATGATGTCATGCGAGGTGATGCTACTTTATTCGCAAGATGGGATGAAGTATCAGCATCGTGGAAATATGTCGATGGGATTATTGAAGCATGGAAGAACGATCGCCCTCAATTTCCGAACTATAAATCGGGAACATGGGGACCCAAAGAGGCTCTAGATTTATTAGACGAAGAAGATCGTAAATGGTTAGAAGTATAA